The Desulfobacteraceae bacterium genome contains a region encoding:
- a CDS encoding YkgJ family cysteine cluster protein — protein MRYVDPQTLERLPGTRLEENDTFQFRCHPGVACFNRCCRNLNLFLYPYDVLRLKKRLGISSDQFLERHVDVVLRDGSHFPEVLLRMSADAEKTCPFLTPEGCAVYPDRPDACRTFPLEQGVLFDAARNESQVVTFFRPPDFCLGQHEKKSWTPKTWELDQEAVVYHRMTARWAKLKGLFQQDPWGAEGPAGPRAKMAFMALYNLDRFREFVFGSSFLKRYAVKPSLQKKIRKDDAELLKFSLAWVGFFIWGIPTGLLRPR, from the coding sequence ATGCGCTACGTTGACCCCCAAACCCTCGAACGGCTGCCCGGCACCCGGCTGGAGGAAAACGACACCTTCCAGTTTCGCTGCCACCCCGGCGTGGCCTGCTTCAATCGCTGCTGCCGCAACCTGAACCTCTTTCTCTACCCTTACGACGTCCTGCGCCTCAAAAAGCGGCTGGGAATCTCCTCCGACCAGTTCCTGGAGCGGCATGTGGACGTGGTCCTGCGGGACGGCAGCCACTTCCCGGAAGTTTTGCTGCGCATGTCCGCCGACGCCGAGAAGACCTGCCCCTTCCTGACCCCTGAGGGCTGCGCGGTCTACCCCGACCGCCCGGATGCCTGCCGGACCTTTCCCCTGGAGCAGGGGGTGCTTTTCGATGCGGCCCGAAACGAATCGCAGGTGGTGACCTTTTTCCGGCCGCCGGACTTCTGCCTGGGGCAGCATGAAAAGAAATCCTGGACGCCGAAAACCTGGGAGCTGGACCAGGAGGCGGTGGTCTATCACCGTATGACCGCCCGCTGGGCCAAGCTCAAGGGGCTCTTTCAGCAAGACCCGTGGGGTGCGGAAGGCCCCGCCGGGCCGCGCGCCAAAATGGCGTTTATGGCGCTCTACAACCTGGACCGCTTCCGCGAGTTCGTCTTCGGCAGCAGCTTTCTCAAGCGCTATGCCGTCAAACCGTCCCTTCAGAAAAAAATCAGAAAAGACGACGCCGAACTCTTGAAATTCAGCCTGGCCTGGGTCGGTTTTTTCATCTGGGGCATTCCCACTGGTTTGCTGCGCCCACGCTAA